The following proteins are encoded in a genomic region of Brachypodium distachyon strain Bd21 chromosome 1, Brachypodium_distachyon_v3.0, whole genome shotgun sequence:
- the LOC100833045 gene encoding anthocyanidin 3-O-glucosyltransferase 2, whose amino-acid sequence MATPPTLVLLPEWGAGHLMSMLESCKRVLLSGGRAFSITLLVMRPPTAAATSEVEAHVRREAASGLDIRIHRLPAVEPPADAAGVEEFIARYIELHAPGVRDAVAGMSCPVAALVLDLFAAPMVDVAQDLGVPSYVFMSSTGAMLALMLHLPVLHEAVTVEFEEVEGGVVHVPGLPPIPHEWMPCPVVDKKSPNYTWFVRLGERFMDATGIIANTADELEPGPLAAIAEGRAVPGRPAPPVYPIGPVLSLGSSSSKKESSSGPPHACVAWLDAQPRASVVLLCFGSMGWFEAAQVVEICAALERCGAHRFLWVLRGPPGADTGAGAPDGSEHPTDADLDELLPEGFLERTAGRVLVWPTWAPQKEILAHAAVGGFVTHCGWNSVLESLWHGVPMAPWPLYAEQHLNAFELVADMGVAVPLKVDRKRDNFVEAAELERAVESLMGGGEEGRKAREKAAVMRDVCRKAVGKGGSSEAALQRLSEVLHEGALPKV is encoded by the coding sequence ATGGCGACGCCACCCACGCTGGTTCTCCTCCCGGAGTGGGGCGCGGGGCACCTCATGTCCATGCTCGAGTCCTGCAAGCGCGTCCTCctcagcggcggccgcgcctTCTCCATCACGCTCCTCGTGATGCGCccgcccaccgccgcggccacctCCGAGGTCGAGGCGCACGTCCgccgcgaggcggcctcgggcCTCGACATCCGcatccaccgcctccccgccgTCGAGCCCCCCGCCGACGCTGCCGGAGTCGAGGAGTTCATCGCGCGGTACATCGAGCTCCACGCGCCGGGCGTCAGGGACGCCGTGGCCGGCATGTCCTGCCCCGTCGCCGCGCTCGTGCTCGACCTGTTCGCGGCGCCCATGGTGGACGTGGCCCAGGACCTCGGCGTGCCCTCCTACGTGTTCATGTCTTCCACGGGCGCCATGCTCGCGCTCATGCTCCACCTGCCCGTGCTCCACGAGGCGGTGACCGTGGAGTTCGAGGAAGTGGAGGGAGGAGTCGTGCACGTGCCCGGGCTGCCGCCTATACCGCACGAGTGGATGCCGTGCCCCGTGGTGGACAAGAAGAGCCCCAACTACACGTGGTTCGTGCGCCTCGGGGAGCGCTTCATGGACGCCACGGGGATCATCGCGAACACCGCGGACGAGCTCGAGCCGGGCCCGCTCGCGGCCATCGCCGAAGGTCGCGCCGTGCCCGgacgccccgcgccgcccgtgtACCCCATCGGCCCCGTGCTCTCGCTCGGTAGCAGTAGTAGCAAGAAGGAATCCTCCTCCGGGCCGCCGCACGCGTGCGTCGCCTGGCTCGACGCGCAGCCAAGGGCGTCGGTGGTGCTCCTCTGCTTCGGGAGCATGGGCTGGTTTGAGGCGGCACAGGTAGTTGAGATCTGCGCGGCGCTCGAGCGGTGCGGCGCCCACCGCTTCCTGTGGGTCCTCCGAGGCCCGCCCGGCGCGGACacgggcgccggcgcgccggACGGGTCGGAGCACCCGACGGACGCGGACctggacgagctcctcccggagggGTTCCTGGAGAGGACGGCGGGTAGGGTCCTCGTCTGGCCGACGTGGGCGCCGCAGAAGGAGATCCTGGCGCATGCCGCCGTGGGCGGGTTCGTGACCCACTGCGGGTGGAACTCGGTGCTGGAGAGCCTGTGGCACGGCGTGCCCATGGCGCCGTGGCCGCTGTACGCGGAGCAGCACCTCAACGCGTTCGAGCTCGTGGCCGACATGGGCGTCGCGGTGCCGCTCAAGGTGGACCGGAAGCGGGACAACTTTGTCGAGGCAGCGGAGCTGGAGCGGGCGGTGGAGTCCctgatgggcggcggcgaggaggggagGAAGGCGAGGGAGAAGGCCGCCGTGATGAGAGATGTGTGCCGCAAGGCCGTCGGCAAGGGCGGCTCTTCTGAGGCTGCGTTGCAGAGGCTCTCCGAGGTGCTTCACGAAGGCGCTCTGCCGAAGGTGTGA